One part of the Candidatus Reconcilbacillus cellulovorans genome encodes these proteins:
- a CDS encoding DUF3277 domain-containing protein: MPQITSYDAKNVTVTVGGVYITGFAEGSFVECEKAEDTFQTSVGAQGDVAVSEVNNPIGTITITLQQTSPSVTYLNRLAASKQIVPVWVISNNSPREKIGGTQARVLRPAQSTFSNSIESRAFTIQVFDYTQE; the protein is encoded by the coding sequence ATGCCGCAGATCACAAGCTACGACGCCAAAAACGTGACGGTTACTGTGGGCGGCGTCTATATCACCGGGTTCGCTGAGGGGTCCTTCGTCGAATGCGAAAAGGCGGAGGACACGTTTCAGACGTCCGTCGGCGCCCAGGGCGATGTCGCCGTTTCGGAGGTAAACAACCCGATCGGCACCATCACGATCACCCTGCAGCAGACGTCGCCGTCGGTGACGTACCTGAACCGTCTGGCCGCATCGAAACAGATCGTGCCGGTATGGGTGATCAGCAACAATTCGCCGCGGGAGAAAATCGGCGGAACGCAGGCGCGCGTGCTGCGGCCGGCACAATCGACGTTTTCGAATAGCATCGAATCCCGAGCATTCACCATCCAAGTATTCGACTACACGCAAGAATAA
- a CDS encoding phage capsid protein, with translation MATNAILRTDAEALIPEEVAREIIQGVPQYSAVMQLATRLPNMTAKQKRLPVLNSLPMAYFVNGDTGTKQTTKVEWKNKYLEAEEIAVIVPIPEAVLDDAEYDIWGQIRPRIEAAFGEVFDAAVLYGTNKPSTWPDGIVTQAEQKGKVVTLGTGNDLYDDIMGEGGVIDLVERSGFMVNGHVAAVSMRAKLRGLRDADGQPIFKATMQEGTRYQLDGERMIFPLNGSIDPTKSLMISGDWSQLVYAIRQDITYKILTEAVIQDPVTGEIVYNLAQQDMVALRCVMRLAWQIPNPVNQLDRDENTRFMFAVLKPPASP, from the coding sequence ATGGCAACGAATGCTATCCTTCGTACTGATGCTGAAGCCCTGATCCCCGAGGAAGTGGCCCGGGAGATCATCCAAGGTGTTCCGCAGTATTCGGCTGTCATGCAGCTGGCCACGCGCCTGCCGAACATGACGGCGAAGCAAAAACGTCTGCCGGTGCTCAACAGCCTGCCGATGGCGTATTTCGTCAACGGCGACACAGGCACGAAGCAAACCACGAAGGTGGAATGGAAGAACAAGTACCTCGAAGCCGAGGAAATCGCAGTCATCGTGCCGATTCCGGAGGCTGTACTGGACGACGCCGAATACGACATCTGGGGCCAAATCCGCCCGCGGATTGAGGCGGCGTTCGGCGAAGTTTTCGATGCGGCGGTGCTGTATGGCACCAACAAGCCGTCCACCTGGCCGGACGGCATCGTGACGCAGGCCGAACAGAAAGGCAAGGTCGTCACGCTCGGCACCGGAAACGATCTGTATGACGACATCATGGGCGAGGGTGGCGTGATCGATCTGGTCGAACGGTCCGGTTTCATGGTGAATGGTCACGTGGCCGCCGTGAGCATGCGCGCGAAGCTGCGGGGCCTGCGGGATGCTGACGGTCAACCGATCTTCAAGGCGACCATGCAGGAAGGCACCCGGTACCAGCTGGACGGCGAGCGGATGATCTTCCCGCTGAACGGCTCGATCGACCCGACCAAGTCGCTGATGATCTCCGGCGATTGGTCGCAGCTGGTGTACGCGATCCGTCAGGACATCACCTACAAGATCCTGACCGAGGCCGTGATTCAGGACCCTGTGACGGGCGAGATCGTGTACAACCTCGCCCAGCAGGACATGGTGGCCCTGCGCTGCGTCATGCGGCTGGCCTGGCAGATTCCGAACCCGGTCAACCAACTCGATCGGGACGAAAACACCCGGTTCATGTTCGCTGTGCTGAAGCCGCCGGCATCTCCGTAA
- a CDS encoding phage portal protein, translated as MLRKFEPRQAEMKRLYLRYLGDPQGVPIFQRRLADERKVNNRVANDFFGEIVDMKVGYFAGNPISYNYAKDDPNYEEAQGLITRFAALNNLPDLDVEVTKMAAICGYGARLLYIDKQARERAKNLPAFGTVLLTTTGDITEPDYALYVYTVLDERDNPIRKVEFYDETNTHYFIETRSNSGVYQVEKPPEQHQFSMCPVVGFPNNAELQGDAEKVLGLIDAYDRTMSDVNSEIEAFRLAYMAFIGGQIDEETLNEARKTGAFNIPDGGDIKFITKQLDDDIVEHHLNRLHDNIYRFSKTPDLSDEAFGGGAQSGEARKYRLLGLEMKTGFFENKFRSASKRMFELLAGPWNMKTPSLKFDPLNVWFEFKRNFPRDLLYEAQATRQLKGMVSEQTRLSQLSFVDDAQYELDLMEAERERIPDLELPDDEGDDAA; from the coding sequence ATTCTTCGAAAATTTGAGCCGCGACAGGCGGAGATGAAGAGGCTGTACCTGCGGTATTTGGGTGATCCGCAGGGGGTCCCCATCTTCCAGCGACGGCTTGCCGACGAGAGGAAAGTCAACAACCGGGTCGCCAATGATTTTTTTGGCGAGATCGTCGACATGAAAGTCGGTTACTTCGCCGGGAATCCGATCAGCTACAACTACGCGAAGGACGATCCGAATTACGAGGAAGCCCAGGGCCTCATCACGCGGTTCGCGGCCCTCAACAACCTTCCCGACTTGGACGTCGAGGTCACGAAGATGGCCGCGATCTGCGGATACGGCGCCCGCCTCTTGTACATTGACAAACAGGCGCGGGAAAGGGCGAAAAATCTTCCGGCATTCGGGACGGTGTTACTGACGACCACCGGCGACATCACCGAGCCGGATTACGCGCTGTACGTGTACACGGTGCTGGACGAGCGCGACAACCCGATTCGGAAGGTGGAGTTTTACGACGAAACTAACACGCACTACTTCATCGAAACGCGCTCTAACAGCGGCGTGTACCAGGTCGAAAAGCCGCCGGAACAGCACCAGTTCAGCATGTGCCCGGTCGTCGGCTTCCCCAACAACGCCGAGCTACAGGGCGACGCCGAAAAGGTTCTCGGCCTCATCGATGCCTACGACCGGACAATGTCCGACGTAAACAGCGAGATCGAGGCCTTCCGTCTGGCGTACATGGCGTTCATCGGCGGGCAGATCGACGAGGAAACGCTCAACGAGGCGCGAAAGACCGGAGCATTCAATATTCCGGATGGTGGCGACATCAAGTTCATCACGAAGCAGCTGGATGACGACATCGTGGAGCATCACCTCAATCGGCTGCATGACAACATCTACCGGTTTTCGAAGACGCCGGACCTGTCCGACGAAGCGTTCGGCGGCGGGGCTCAGTCCGGGGAAGCGCGGAAATACCGTTTGCTCGGATTGGAGATGAAGACGGGGTTCTTCGAAAACAAGTTCCGTTCGGCAAGCAAGCGCATGTTTGAGCTTCTCGCCGGGCCGTGGAACATGAAGACACCGTCCCTGAAATTCGATCCGCTGAACGTTTGGTTCGAGTTCAAGCGGAATTTCCCGCGCGATCTGCTTTACGAAGCGCAGGCGACGCGGCAACTCAAAGGCATGGTCAGCGAGCAGACGCGGCTCAGCCAGCTGTCGTTCGTCGACGATGCGCAATACGAACTCGATCTCATGGAGGCTGAGCGTGAACGCATCCCCGACCTGGAGCTGCCCGACGACGAGGGCGATGATGCTGCATGA
- a CDS encoding terminase: MANPELVVNRAVRLSRLIATSFYGLYHLIKQGAYTHWWLKGGRGSTKSSFISIVIILGIMRHRDTHAVVLRKVAANLKDSIYEQLLWAIDVLGVGHLWKAKLSPLELIYIPTGQRIIFRGADKPRKIKSIKVKKGYIRWIWYEEVDEFNGPDEIRIINQSLMRGGPKFDVFYSFNPPRSVSSWVNTVVLEKRPDTYVHHSTYLDVPREWLGEQFIIEAEHLKAVNEAAYEHEYLGVPNGTGGEVFTNVKARVITDEEIARFDRIYRGLDFGFASDPLHYTVCYFDKTRRRLFIFYEIHRVGMKNRHLVDAIKQENPNNRLITADSAEQRTIAELRELGLNVRGAKKGPDSVEHGIKFLQDLEEIIIDPVRCPNTLREFTQYELEKDANGNWKDGFPDRNNHSIDAVRYALEDEINMRTVRAAPTIAR, encoded by the coding sequence ATGGCCAATCCGGAACTGGTAGTTAATCGGGCAGTCAGGTTGTCGCGCCTCATCGCCACTTCGTTCTATGGATTGTATCACCTGATAAAACAGGGGGCATACACGCATTGGTGGCTCAAGGGCGGCCGGGGCAGCACGAAGTCGTCATTCATCAGTATAGTCATTATCCTCGGGATCATGCGGCACCGGGACACGCACGCGGTCGTGCTGCGGAAAGTCGCTGCAAACCTGAAAGATAGCATCTACGAGCAGCTTCTGTGGGCAATCGATGTGCTCGGCGTCGGTCACCTGTGGAAGGCGAAGCTCAGTCCGCTTGAGCTCATCTATATTCCGACCGGCCAGCGGATCATTTTCCGAGGTGCGGACAAGCCCCGGAAAATCAAATCGATCAAGGTTAAGAAAGGTTACATCCGCTGGATCTGGTACGAGGAAGTCGACGAATTCAACGGACCGGACGAAATCCGGATTATCAACCAGTCGCTGATGCGCGGCGGCCCGAAGTTTGACGTCTTCTATTCGTTCAACCCGCCGCGATCGGTCAGCAGCTGGGTGAACACCGTCGTCTTGGAAAAACGGCCGGACACATACGTGCACCATAGCACCTACCTAGACGTTCCACGGGAATGGCTCGGCGAGCAGTTCATCATCGAGGCGGAGCATTTGAAGGCCGTCAACGAGGCCGCCTATGAGCACGAATATCTCGGTGTGCCGAACGGCACGGGTGGCGAGGTATTCACGAACGTGAAGGCCCGTGTCATCACGGACGAGGAAATCGCCCGGTTCGACCGGATCTATCGCGGTCTGGACTTTGGTTTCGCCTCCGATCCGTTGCACTACACCGTCTGCTACTTCGACAAGACGCGCAGGCGACTTTTCATTTTTTACGAGATCCATCGAGTGGGCATGAAAAACCGCCATCTGGTGGACGCAATCAAGCAAGAGAACCCGAATAATCGGCTGATCACCGCCGACAGCGCCGAGCAGCGGACGATCGCCGAATTGCGCGAGCTCGGCCTGAACGTCCGCGGCGCCAAAAAAGGCCCCGATTCGGTCGAGCACGGGATCAAGTTCCTACAGGATCTCGAAGAAATCATCATCGACCCGGTCCGCTGTCCGAACACGCTGCGCGAATTCACGCAGTACGAGCTGGAGAAGGACGCGAACGGGAATTGGAAGGACGGTTTTCCGGATCGTAATAACCACAGCATCGACGCGGTGAGATACGCGTTGGAAGACGAAATCAACATGCGAACGGTACGAGCTGCACCGACCATCGCCAGATAG